Proteins from a single region of Trichomycterus rosablanca isolate fTriRos1 chromosome 16, fTriRos1.hap1, whole genome shotgun sequence:
- the gnrh2 gene encoding progonadoliberin-2 yields the protein MVCVCRLFLVAALLLCLQVQFSISQHWSHGWYPGGKREIDSYSSSEISGEIKLCEAGECSYLRPLRTNILRSILIDALAREFQKRK from the exons atggtgtgtgtgtgcaggcttTTCTTGGTTGCTGCCTTGCTGCTGTGTTTGCAAGTGCAGTTCTCTATCTCTCAGCACTGGTCTCATGGATGGTACCCTGGTGGAAAGAGAGAGATTGATTCCTACAGCTCATCAGAG ATATCAGGGGAGATCAAACTATGTGAGGCCGGAGAATGCAGCTATTTGAGGCCGCTGAGGACAAACATCCTAAGAAGCATCCTG ATTGACGCCCTTGCAAGAGAATTCCAGAAAAGAAAGTGA